The sequence CTACGGGTTGTGTGGGTATACAGTCTTAGTCATTGTCTTCTTGAAGGAGATACAATTGGGCTCATTGCGAGGACAGAGAGCATTGGCAATGAATTGGACAAAGTCATCAAACATCATTCGCTTCACAGACCTCCTCTTGCCTGGAAAGACACTGGCATGTTTTGGTCTGTTGAACCTGAATTGAACCGAGGCAGGTTCTTCACTTGGGCTCAGCTTCACCACCGACTCACCCGATTTCTACTTACTCATCATTGCCTCGATCTCCTCTCGTTATTTTGTTCACTACAAACACACTTACAAGTCTTATTGGGACATATAAATAGAAGGCCAACAAGCCGGGTCACAATGACCAAAAgataggtatttttttttagctaagcatgatggagaaaataaaaaagataggTAAGAAGAGGAAAGAGGGGGAAAAGGGTGAGAGGTTGTGAAAATTATATGGATTTTATTAATGTGTGGCTTAAGGACatacaataattttcttttttggaaatttttttttcggaaattgaaaaagtattaataactttttcaattttcgagaaaatgtttctaaaaatagattgCTCAATGTGTGCCCTAAGAGCACACATTAACCAGACCTAAGTTAGATTTGTATTTAACAGGCGTTTCACACATCACCACAAACTGAAACATATTTCATTGTACTAAGCAACTTATGTACAACTAGTCTttgagagagggaaaaaaatgatgGAAAAGAGGTAGTGTTAACCATTTGTTCACACACAAATTGAAGGGAAGGAAGGGTGCAAGAAGTTGCAGGCGTGGCGTGAAGACTAGTGTTTCAAATGAGATTAGGCCCACAAATATGCTTTCCATGTCAAATATTGGAGGAAAAAACTAAGAGGGCTGTTGATTGTTGTATATTTTTGTAATAGATAGATAAACTAGAATTACAATTTTTACCACTAATCTCTTTCATTTTAAGTTTCATTACCTtttgttatataattttatattattacttattacttATTACTTCTTTTGATCTCCCACATTTtgttgtaatttgtaaatgGCAGAATAGATAGGACTTTAAAAGCAAAATGTGATCCTTTCCTATTGGAAATTTGGAACCATCAACAATGAGAAATGAGACCCCTTTACATTATCTATCTTTATGTCAATTGAAGCCCCCctcttccctttttctctccttttttggACACTTCTATCCGACTCATATCCCCATCCTATCTAACTCAttcttcttttcattaaaaaattgaaggattgctatagttttttttttttggtttaaataaaaatatttacaaataaatacccttatataaAACACAAAGACAGGAGCAGGATGACTACATTGAATCGTGCAAACTGCATAGTTCTTCTAAatcaaaatttacttttaaaaaatattcaattaaatatttaagtTGGTTCTCAACCTTTACCACCCCATATTTCAAGAAGGTATTTAGCTTTTCAAATATTTCAACTCAAGTCATTAACCATTTAAATGTTAGTAAAAATGCTCACTAATAGAAAAGTATGATATGGCaaacaaaaatactaaaatcaaaCATGTTGGGTTTCGTGGAgtctagttttgtttgatccggTTCGACGACTCAACCTGACTCGAATGTAGAAACTgactttggtgattagggttttaagGAGGTTGTGTTGCCGTGTTTTATATAGTGAGAAAAGATTGTAGCCGCAAGTTGTACTCTGTATtcttccctgataatagtgaaatccctgcaactccgtggacgtaggcaaattgccgaaccacgtaaatactgtcttgtacgtgtgattgtttttctttggcatgtgttttctctattttttttttgtttttttttttgtttctcacaggttggtgtagggaatttaaccaaaatcccaacttgtgagaaacaaaacaaatagagaaaacacatgccaaagaaaacaatcacacgcacaagacaatatttacgtggttcgacAATTTACCTACATCCATGGAGTtgtagggatttcactattatcagggaaaatacaatattgcacaagaacactctcaagaaacccaattcccaattacaccctaacTCTCTCACACGGCTACACTTGCTAGGTTATTGGGGATCATTACGATTGCACTCTTTTTGCCGCACCTAatcacatatatatagatatatatgttAAGTCGGCTAATGAGATTCCTATTACAAATAGGATTCGGTCAACTAAGGTGACTTAGATTGacttgggcttgtggcaattcaagccacacacgggCCCACTTCAACAATTgggattttggttaaattcccaaCAAAACAGTAATGCTAACAAGGAGCATCAgtgatagttaaataaataaataaataaatatatatatatttatataaccTTCAATATATTTCAAAAGCATAAGAAAAAGACAAAGCATGAGCATCTTTCTTCCAAGCTGAAGCCACTGAGGCTGGAAGATTGCTCGtatagaaagaaaatgaagaacagGACCGTTGTGTGTACTTTGCCGCTTCATGAGCAGCAGCAGCATTTCCACTTCTTTGGTGTTTGACATTTGGTTGTCGGCAAAATCTTTTGTTTCaagtttgattttttgggttaaaagaAGTGGAAACGCAATTGCTCATGAAGCGGAAAAGTACACACACTATGAGGGCGTTTGGATTCAACTTAATTCTACGTCTACGTTTTGCAACACGTtttcagtcttttttttttttttttttttctgcgcACGAACAGTGATTTTACTGTTCAGGAGACAATTtttactgttcacgcactgttttgtcactgttcatgcactgtttatcattgtagcagtactgttcatatattaaaaaaatattaagaatgggtcccacgatactatttacacatttaaaaattattttgctacagtgttttcagttttcagttggaagttttagcaacaataagttcaatgcAAACGGACCCTATGTAACACATTAGAAACCTTTTTAACATTAGCATTGAGTTAAAAAAGGAAGACATTAGTGCCATCATCAACTGCCACTCGGGCTTCACTTCCATATTTGTGCATGATTCTAGTGTTTTATTTGTCACATACTCACATCATACTTTTCAAGGGACCTTTGTTACtctaatttaaaaagataaaaagattaAACTGAAACATTTGAAAGGTTAATACCATTTTAGAACATAAGATCATGGTTGAAGACCAaatgtgtaattaaaaaaaacaaaggttcgtttaccaaaaaaaaaaaaacaaaagtttacCTAATAGCCTTTTTTTGTGGGCATGGAAGCGCTTattactggttttttttttttttttttttttttttttttttttttttttaagaaaaaagaaaaaaaaaggcataaacTCAATATTGTAATAATAGTTGGGGTAAATTTGTTAGTTTTACTACTACAAACTGTGCAAAATTTCTCAACCTTCAACTTCAATACCATCGAAACTAAGATTTGGTGCTGGTAGTGACAGCGGGTCATTGCAGACAGGTGCTCATTATAGAAAAACAACCACAAATTGCTTGAGTTTTGTCCACTTCACTGATTGATAGAAAATGATTGTCCCTACTCTTAATGAGTGTCCTTGGAACATCTTAAAATGgagatcttcttcttcttcttcttcttgtacaATGTGGGACTGTTATTTCTAGTAATAGCATATTATATTTGGATTATTCTAGCTCACAATTTTGGACCTAGAAGGCGATGCCtataaaacattattattattattattattttttttttgttgagaaacaaTGGCTCTAAAACATTGGAAGAGATAATTTAGAAATCCTGAACTAATtagatactatttttttttttttagttattaaatACTAAACATAATGTTAGGAACTGTAGGGGTAAAGTCCCCAGATCAAACAATGGGCCTTGAGCCCCATACAGAGTCCAGCCACGTCTGAAGAGAAAGTGGGGCACCAAAAGGGCTCCCGgcccaaacttatttaaaaggcggtccgaggaggaatgtctcctcggacgtgccaaatatggctcaaacatgcatCCTACCAGCAATAAAGAATCACTCCAACGAGTATTGGTAGCAAGGATGAGCCCCACAAGCTCGGGAGAGGGAAGAGAGTATAGGATGTCAAGGGAGAGATTACagctgccgcattaaatgcaggGAAGCTACTTTTCTGACTGCATTaatggctgcattaatgtggagaggacaggtgaacagtgttaccttggccacCATAACTCACAGAAAAATAGgggagatgtccgatgggacgggcactcaagtgaaggtccagatgatcaacaagtgtaagattCTGATGACTTCAaagaggctatataagagaagggaaTCCCCACGAGGAGGGGATCGAAAAAGAGGAGGAAGGAAGaacagaagaaagagagaaagaccaTAACCTTTGATAAAAAACAGAAATGCACCCacacgtctcctcggaccgaaTATCCAGTGgacataaaggagatattcCTATGTTCAATTGTTGTATGGCCCAAAGTTAACTAACACTCACTTCGTAGGGGCCcagttctgtaacccgctctctacaaattcattgtctagagCTCCTTGGGCCATAATCACCTACTTGTTGGGCTTGGACCCCAAAATGAGCCCAtataattggcgccgtctgtggggagaacttgtgCCTTGACAAGTGAAACCATTAGAAATGGAAGGTTCAGGTCCGCGCCAAACCGGACACACAGACTCCCAATAGCAAGACAACTTTTTGAACCTCGAACGGGAGAAAGAACAAGACAAGCAGTGAGAGGGTAGTGTAAACACCTCCCACACGAGCAGAAGTCGCTCGAAAGGGAAAGGTCACGCATCCCATAAGCGAAATGATCACAAGGCTCTACAGCAAGAAATCGACGACTTGAAGAAGAAGTAACGCCGAGCGCAACGAAAACGTCCTTCACCCGGCTCGGACACTAGCGATGAGGAGGACAATGAGTACAGGTGGAGATCAAGAACCCCTCCAAGTGAAACATTTTCCTATGAGGAAGAGCAACCTCGCAAATGCGGccacaaaagcccatcttacCCAGGCCTGGCAAACGACGCCATGAGTAAGGCCTTGGACCGCATCTCCCAATCGCCTTTCACGTGTAGGATAGAGAGGGCTGAGCTTTCTCGGCGGTTCCACCAACCAACCTTTGCCATATATAATAGCCGGAAGGACCCAGTAGAGCACATAAGCCAGTTTAACCAGAAGATGGCCGTCCATTCCACGGATGAGGCgttgatgtgcaaagtgtttCCGTCCAACTTGGGAcctatggcgatgagatggtttgatggcctTAAGCCAAACTCCATAAATTCCTTCAAGCAGCTGACACAGGCTTTTGGTTCCCGCTTCATTACCAGCAGCAGAGTCCCTCGGCCCCTAGATTCCCtcctatccttgtccatgcgagaaggagAGACACTAAAGGCCTATTCAgacaggtactgggaaatgtataatgagatagagagaaatTACGATAACATCGCCATTAGCACATTCAAGAGGGGCCTGCCGATAGAGCATGGTTTAAGGAAGTCCCTGACAGGGAAACCGGTCACTAGCctgcgccaactcatggacagaATCGACAAGTACAAGAGAGTCGAAGAAGACCAACAGACGGGAAAGCGCAAAGCGAAGGTTGTCcttcaggagaggagggactttaGGTCGGACTGCTTTAACAGCAGCAATCGACCGAGAAGGGATTACTCGGAGCAGTCTGGATCCACAGGAGCACaggcagtccatgctgtgttTCGAGAACCATTACATAAGATCCTAGAGAAAGTGAAGAACGAACCGTTCTTTCAATGGCCAAGCAGGATGGCAGGTGATCCCGCGAAATGTAACCAGAATCTGTATTGCATGTATCACTAAGAGACGGGCCATGCCACCGATGATTGCAGAAATCTGAAAAACCATTTGGACCGGCTGGTCCGAGAGGGGAAGTTGCGACACTTGCTACACCACCTGTCGGATGGCAAGAGCAGTCGAACATCGAAACAAGGCAAAGCACATTGAGACCACCCGTTggcacgataaatgtcattctcGCCGCGTCGGGGAGGACCGGCTCCTATTCTTTCAGAATAATGTCGGTAGGCAGACTCCCCTCCGAAGTTGACGACAGGGAGACCAAGAGGGCTAGGGGGATGGCCACACCCCTAATTGGATTCTCGGATGATAATAAACTGGGAACCCtacaaccccacgacgatgccctAGCTGTCACGCTCAGGATCGGTGGATACGACGTGAAGAGGGTGCTAGTCGATCAGGGCAACGCCGTGGAAGTGATGTATCCCAACTTGTACAAGGGGTTGAAGTTGAAACCGGAGGACCTGACAGCATACGATTCCCCATTAGTGAGTTTCGAGGGAAAAACTGTCACTCCAAAAGGCATGATTAGGCTGCCTATACAAACAAACTCGAacgtggtggaggtggacttcatagtGGTAGACGCATACTTCCCCTACACCGCCATCGTAGCTCGACTGTGGCTCCATGCCCTCGGGGCTGTGTCATCAACCTTacaccaaaaggtgaagtatCCATCAGAAGGTCGAGTGAAAGAAGTAATAGGGAACCAGGCTATGGCCCGTCAATGCATGGTGTCAGCAATCTCGCTACGACTGAGTATTGAGCCCTCCACCTCAGCTGAGAATGACTTATAGCAATTA is a genomic window of Quercus lobata isolate SW786 chromosome 2, ValleyOak3.0 Primary Assembly, whole genome shotgun sequence containing:
- the LOC115967953 gene encoding uncharacterized protein LOC115967953, whose protein sequence is MSKALDRISQSPFTCRIERAELSRRFHQPTFAIYNSRKDPVEHISQFNQKMAVHSTDEALMCKVFPSNLGPMAMRWFDGLKPNSINSFKQLTQAFGSRFITSSRVPRPLDSLLSLSMREGETLKAYSDRYWEMYNEIERNYDNIAISTFKRGLPIEHGLRKSLTGKPVTSLRQLMDRIDKYKRVEEDQQTGKRKAKVVLQERRDFRSDCFNSSNRPRRDYSEQSGSTGAQAVHAVFREPLHKILEKVKNEPFFQWPSRMAGDPAKCNQNLYCMYH